From a single Eleginops maclovinus isolate JMC-PN-2008 ecotype Puerto Natales chromosome 2, JC_Emac_rtc_rv5, whole genome shotgun sequence genomic region:
- the phf21ab gene encoding PHD finger protein 21A isoform X2, whose amino-acid sequence MLQLDGFPTGDGVKADRSAGRLTGSMMELQTLQEALKVEIQIHQKLVAQMKQDPQNADLKKQLHELQAKITALSEKQKKVVEQLRKELMVKQEPEAKLHLQTPAGGEVKQSPQQTLTVTPLLTSKTLPLVLKAAAVPPTLPGTMLQQRQPTIAVVTAAITKPDLQSVPINLQVAGKLTNQNAEPVRLVTKNAMVLQATTASAQPIKVPQFVPPPRLTPRPTYQPQVRPKPSQPVNVHIAPAPPPPMMAAPQLLQRPVMLATKLSASLPSAAPIHQVRIVNGQPCSKSTTLTGIVITAPMTPLPTRLANPALAPILTPSPAKPIQISSLNSEPKQTVKPGGGSEQKLVKLAFMVSLGLVTHDHLEEIQSKRQERKRRTTANPVYSGAVFEPERKKSAVSYLNSPLHQGTRKRGRPPKYSGVPELGSLTPTSPSSPVRPPPLPSPGSGDGDIHEDFCTVCRRSGQLLMCDTCSRVFHLDCLDPPLKTIPKGMWICPKCQDQILKKEEAIPWPGTLAIVHSYIAYKEAKEEEKQKLMKWSSELKLEREQLELRVKQLSNSITKCMENKNTILARQKDMHLSLEKVKHLIRLIQAFNFNQALTKAGGKEDVQVSAAILSEAAPEANSVEKERAESSCTPNTTINTTINIPNTSSNSDTGGDDKQEQPGAVGNSQAAGDTESQAVLEAGAELTENTPAGGGGRRPGR is encoded by the exons ATGCTTCAGTTGGATGGTTTTCCTACTGGAGACGGTGTTAAG gctgaTCGATCAGCTGGCAGACTGACTGGATCTATGATGGAGCTGCAGACGCTACAGGAGGCTCTGAAGGTGGAGATCCAGATCcatcag aaaCTGGTCGCCCAGATGAAGCAGGACCCTCAG AACGCAGATCTGAAGAAGCAGCTCCACGAGCTACAGGCTAAGATCACAGCGCTCAGCGAGAAGCAG aagAAGGTGGTGGAGCAGCTGAGGAAGGAGCTGATGGTGAAGCAGGAGCCGGAGGCAAAGCTGCACCTCCAgactcctgcaggaggagaggtgaAGCAGAGCCCtcagcag ACGCTGACGGTGACGCCGCTCCTCACCTCCAAGACTCTACCTCTGGTGCTGAAGGCGGCGGCAGTGCCCCCCACCCTGCCCGGCACCATGCTGCAGCAGCGCCAACCCACCATCGCCGTGGTTACTGCAGCCATCACCAAACCCGACCTGCAGAGCGTGCCCATCAACCTGCAGGTGGCCGGcaagctgaccaatcagaacgcAGAGCCTGTCAGGCTGGTGACCAAGAACGCCATGGTG CTGCAGGCCACCACCGCCTCGGCCCAGCCAATCAAAGTTCCTCAGTTTGTCCCTCCTCCTAGACTGACGCCTCGACCCACCTATCAGCCACAG GTCCGGCCCAAACCGTCCCAGCCAGTCAACGTGCATATCGCCCCGGCGCCCCCCCCACCCATGATGGCGGCCccccagctgctgcagaggccCGTCATGTTGGCCACCAAGCTGTCGGCCTCACTGCCGTCGGCGGCGCCCATCCACCAGGTGCGCATCGTGAACGGGCAGCCGTGCAGCAAGAGCACCACGCTGACCGGCATCGTCATCACCGCACCGATGACCCCCCTCCCAACACGACTCGCCAACCCGGCCCTCGCACCCATCCTGACCCCCTCCCCAGCCAAGCCCATCCAGATCAGCAGCCTGAACTCCGAACCCAAG CAGACTGTTAAACCCGGAGGCGGATCTGAGCAGAAGCTGGTG aAACTGGCCTTCATGGTGTCTCTGGGCCTCGTCACACACGACCACCTGGAAG AAATCCAGAGCAAACggcaggagaggaagaggagaacgACGGCCAACCCGGTGTACAGCGGCGCTGTGTTCGAACCCGAG aggAAAAAGAGTGCAGTGAGTTACCTGAACAGCCCTCTGCACCAAGGGACCAGGAAGAGAG GTCGCCCTCCTAAATACAGCGGTGTCCCGGAGCTGGGCAGCCTCACCCCGACCTCCCCCTCCAGCCCTGTCCGCCCCCCCCCACTGCCCAGCCCCGGCTCTGGGGAT GGAGACATCCATGAGGATTTCTGCACTGTGTGCAGACGCAGTGGCCAGTTGCTCATGTGCGACACGTGTTCACGTGTGTTTCACCTGGACTGCCTGGACCCTCCCCTGAAAACCATTCCTAAAGGCATGTGGATCTGTCCAAAATGTCAAGATCAG ATCCTGAAGAAAGAGGAAGCCATTCCCTGGCCCGGCACTCTGGCTATCGTTCACTCCTACATCGCCTACAAAGAAG ctaaagaagaggagaaacagaagcTGATGAAGTGGAGTTCTGAACTGAAACTGGAGCGAGAGCAGCTGGAGCTCAGAGTCAAACAGCTCAGCAACTCCATAACG AAATGCATGGAGAACAAAAACACGATCCTGGCTCGGCAGAAAGACATGCATCTGTCCCTGGAGAAAGTCAAGCACCTAATCCGCCTCATCCAAGCTTTCAACTTCAACCAGGCTCTGACGAAGGCCGGCGGTAAGGAGGACGTCCAGGTCTCTGCTgccatcctctctgaagctgcaccAGAAGCTAACTCtgtagagaaagagagggcTGAGAGCTCCTGCACCCCCAACACCACCATCAACACCACCATCAACATCCCCAACACCAGCAGTAACAGTGACACTGGTGGAGACGACAAACAAGAGCAGCCCGGAGCGGTGGGGAACAGCCAGGCAGCCGGAGACACCGAGAGCCAGGCTGTCCTAGAGGCCGGCGCAGAGCTAACAGAAAACACTCcagctggagggggggggcgCAGGCCAGGCAGGTGA
- the phf21ab gene encoding PHD finger protein 21A isoform X6, with protein MLQLDGFPTGDGVKADRSAGRLTGSMMELQTLQEALKVEIQIHQKLVAQMKQDPQNADLKKQLHELQAKITALSEKQKKVVEQLRKELMVKQEPEAKLHLQTPAGGEVKQSPQQTLTVTPLLTSKTLPLVLKAAAVPPTLPGTMLQQRQPTIAVVTAAITKPDLQSVPINLQVAGKLTNQNAEPVRLVTKNAMVLQATTASAQPIKVPQFVPPPRLTPRPTYQPQVRPKPSQPVNVHIAPAPPPPMMAAPQLLQRPVMLATKLSASLPSAAPIHQVRIVNGQPCSKSTTLTGIVITAPMTPLPTRLANPALAPILTPSPAKPIQISSLNSEPKQTVKPGGGSEQKLVVSLPSSSTPPLCPPARPKREDNPEKLAFMVSLGLVTHDHLEEIQSKRQERKRRTTANPVYSGAVFEPERKKSAVSYLNSPLHQGTRKRGRPPKYSGVPELGSLTPTSPSSPVRPPPLPSPGSGDILKKEEAIPWPGTLAIVHSYIAYKEAKEEEKQKLMKWSSELKLEREQLELRVKQLSNSITKCMENKNTILARQKDMHLSLEKVKHLIRLIQAFNFNQALTKAGGKEDVQVSAAILSEAAPEANSVEKERAESSCTPNTTINTTINIPNTSSNSDTGGDDKQEQPGAVGNSQAAGDTESQAVLEAGAELTENTPAGGGGRRPGR; from the exons ATGCTTCAGTTGGATGGTTTTCCTACTGGAGACGGTGTTAAG gctgaTCGATCAGCTGGCAGACTGACTGGATCTATGATGGAGCTGCAGACGCTACAGGAGGCTCTGAAGGTGGAGATCCAGATCcatcag aaaCTGGTCGCCCAGATGAAGCAGGACCCTCAG AACGCAGATCTGAAGAAGCAGCTCCACGAGCTACAGGCTAAGATCACAGCGCTCAGCGAGAAGCAG aagAAGGTGGTGGAGCAGCTGAGGAAGGAGCTGATGGTGAAGCAGGAGCCGGAGGCAAAGCTGCACCTCCAgactcctgcaggaggagaggtgaAGCAGAGCCCtcagcag ACGCTGACGGTGACGCCGCTCCTCACCTCCAAGACTCTACCTCTGGTGCTGAAGGCGGCGGCAGTGCCCCCCACCCTGCCCGGCACCATGCTGCAGCAGCGCCAACCCACCATCGCCGTGGTTACTGCAGCCATCACCAAACCCGACCTGCAGAGCGTGCCCATCAACCTGCAGGTGGCCGGcaagctgaccaatcagaacgcAGAGCCTGTCAGGCTGGTGACCAAGAACGCCATGGTG CTGCAGGCCACCACCGCCTCGGCCCAGCCAATCAAAGTTCCTCAGTTTGTCCCTCCTCCTAGACTGACGCCTCGACCCACCTATCAGCCACAG GTCCGGCCCAAACCGTCCCAGCCAGTCAACGTGCATATCGCCCCGGCGCCCCCCCCACCCATGATGGCGGCCccccagctgctgcagaggccCGTCATGTTGGCCACCAAGCTGTCGGCCTCACTGCCGTCGGCGGCGCCCATCCACCAGGTGCGCATCGTGAACGGGCAGCCGTGCAGCAAGAGCACCACGCTGACCGGCATCGTCATCACCGCACCGATGACCCCCCTCCCAACACGACTCGCCAACCCGGCCCTCGCACCCATCCTGACCCCCTCCCCAGCCAAGCCCATCCAGATCAGCAGCCTGAACTCCGAACCCAAG CAGACTGTTAAACCCGGAGGCGGATCTGAGCAGAAGCTGGTGGTGAGCCTCCCTTCCTCATCCACCCCCCCATTGTGTCCCCCCGCCAGACCCAAGAGAGAGGACAACCCCgag aAACTGGCCTTCATGGTGTCTCTGGGCCTCGTCACACACGACCACCTGGAAG AAATCCAGAGCAAACggcaggagaggaagaggagaacgACGGCCAACCCGGTGTACAGCGGCGCTGTGTTCGAACCCGAG aggAAAAAGAGTGCAGTGAGTTACCTGAACAGCCCTCTGCACCAAGGGACCAGGAAGAGAG GTCGCCCTCCTAAATACAGCGGTGTCCCGGAGCTGGGCAGCCTCACCCCGACCTCCCCCTCCAGCCCTGTCCGCCCCCCCCCACTGCCCAGCCCCGGCTCTGGGGAT ATCCTGAAGAAAGAGGAAGCCATTCCCTGGCCCGGCACTCTGGCTATCGTTCACTCCTACATCGCCTACAAAGAAG ctaaagaagaggagaaacagaagcTGATGAAGTGGAGTTCTGAACTGAAACTGGAGCGAGAGCAGCTGGAGCTCAGAGTCAAACAGCTCAGCAACTCCATAACG AAATGCATGGAGAACAAAAACACGATCCTGGCTCGGCAGAAAGACATGCATCTGTCCCTGGAGAAAGTCAAGCACCTAATCCGCCTCATCCAAGCTTTCAACTTCAACCAGGCTCTGACGAAGGCCGGCGGTAAGGAGGACGTCCAGGTCTCTGCTgccatcctctctgaagctgcaccAGAAGCTAACTCtgtagagaaagagagggcTGAGAGCTCCTGCACCCCCAACACCACCATCAACACCACCATCAACATCCCCAACACCAGCAGTAACAGTGACACTGGTGGAGACGACAAACAAGAGCAGCCCGGAGCGGTGGGGAACAGCCAGGCAGCCGGAGACACCGAGAGCCAGGCTGTCCTAGAGGCCGGCGCAGAGCTAACAGAAAACACTCcagctggagggggggggcgCAGGCCAGGCAGGTGA